A DNA window from Mucilaginibacter xinganensis contains the following coding sequences:
- a CDS encoding hybrid sensor histidine kinase/response regulator produces the protein MLYSYLKSCFLRLALLSGILVAFTGISFSQNKIVKFSTLSIGDGLSQSNVKCILKDRLGFMWFATDDGLNRFDGYSFTIYRHDKNTPGSLPSSNISKIFEDKIGNILVGSSEGLSIYNRSLNTFTNFVPNKEDDTTLSNPDINAIYQDSKGNIWIGTYSGLNLFDTHTHKFKRFFYTKNHNEIDSHHINAITGDDEGNLWLATSGGLVQFNYGTGVTKKYLNGGKNTLIDNQLNTLLKDKDGNLLLGTAGHGIDLFNLKTRNFTNFSHQSGNTNSLVNNNVFALTPGWDRKIWVGTEDGLNLFDEATGAFTRYLDGETTTSAANNSINCILNCGGILWLGTYESGVRFYDTNLSLFNYYHKEANNPNSLSNNIVTSFSEDEKGYWIGTDGGGLNFLNTATQKFTHYNPLPGNKNAVSGKHVLKLFKDSKNNLWIGYYGDGLDVLNQKTKNFTHYTVGNKANQVSGANIFGIEEDKNGKIWVGMDGEGLEVLDHSKAIKRYKYSTADTLHCLSNNDVRTIYRDRENNMWIGTFGGLNLYNPTADNFTHFNIYNSGLSNNTIISMFEDSHSNFWVGTLGNGLNLYNRQKKTFSEYTFPMGTHYSIINSITEDDNGFLWVSTNAGLISFKPGTNQFRNYTVANNLQGYEFFMGAGLKAENGDLLFGGHKGFNIVVPYQLSGNINAHQVVFTDFQLFNRKVPVGENSVLKKSITQTKEIKLKHEQSVFTIEYSALNYTLPEMTSYAYMLEGFENTWNYVGTQRKATYTNLNPGTYTFKVKAANNDGIWNNTPATIKIIIIPPFYMTWWFRITVVLLLCMLIYSYYRYRIYAIKAQGKRLQKLVNERTSEVVQQSEELQNQSEELQALNEELQAQSEELQAQSGYLQVLNEKLQEQKEQELQARKEAERANKAKSVFLATMSHEIRTPMNGVLGMTSLLCETPLNEEQREYTDVIRISGENLLGVINDILDFSKIESGQMELDHHGFDLRNCIEDVLDVFSEAAAKKQLNLLYQISCGVPEKLIGDQLRIRQILLNLVNNAIKFTGKGEIVVEVNLLEKTGNNLSIGFIIKDTGIGIAAEKQKRLFKAFSQVDASITRSYGGTGLGLVICERLVELMGGTINIESEPGKGTAVLFNITSIADETASATNHYDINTGKDNRVLVIDQSLKTLEILGGQLKQWKLSPVCTSSGSQAWKHLTYGSKFNLVIMGKASEVANPDELVKSIRKINKHIPVIALCSVLEKNIITDESVKTLLKPVKQQQLYNVIQTALAISKPISSEKNGTTILSQQFAEKFPMNILIAEDNIINQKLITKVINKLGYTPQVVNNGTQVLEIMTGNYFDMILMDVQMPELDGLETTRIIRKSKEKQPCIIAMTASAMAEDKAACLEAGMNYFISKPISIQDLVAALERSYNETKIDQIA, from the coding sequence ATGTTGTATTCTTACCTAAAGTCTTGTTTTTTACGACTGGCATTACTGTCGGGAATATTAGTAGCATTCACTGGTATATCATTTTCTCAAAATAAAATTGTAAAATTTTCTACTTTATCTATTGGAGACGGACTATCACAAAGCAATGTGAAATGCATATTAAAGGATCGTTTGGGCTTTATGTGGTTCGCCACAGACGATGGGCTAAATCGTTTCGATGGCTACAGCTTTACTATTTACCGGCATGATAAAAACACCCCCGGTTCGCTGCCTTCAAGTAATATCAGTAAAATCTTCGAGGATAAAATAGGCAATATATTGGTAGGGAGCAGTGAAGGGTTAAGTATTTACAACCGCAGCCTAAACACATTCACTAATTTTGTTCCCAATAAAGAGGACGACACTACCCTTTCAAATCCCGACATAAACGCCATATACCAGGATAGTAAAGGCAACATTTGGATTGGTACATACTCGGGTCTAAATCTCTTTGACACACATACGCATAAGTTTAAAAGATTTTTTTATACCAAAAATCATAATGAGATTGACAGCCATCATATAAATGCAATAACCGGGGATGACGAGGGTAACCTGTGGCTTGCAACAAGTGGCGGATTAGTGCAATTTAACTATGGCACAGGCGTCACCAAAAAATACCTGAACGGCGGAAAAAACACATTGATTGACAATCAGTTAAATACCTTATTAAAAGACAAAGATGGCAACTTGTTATTAGGCACAGCTGGCCACGGCATAGACCTGTTTAATCTAAAAACCAGGAATTTCACCAACTTTTCCCACCAGTCCGGCAATACCAACTCATTGGTTAATAACAATGTATTTGCGTTAACACCCGGCTGGGACAGAAAAATTTGGGTTGGTACAGAAGATGGCCTTAATTTATTTGATGAAGCAACCGGCGCATTTACAAGGTACCTTGACGGTGAAACAACTACCTCCGCAGCAAACAACTCTATTAATTGCATCTTAAACTGCGGTGGTATTTTATGGTTGGGTACCTATGAATCAGGGGTGAGGTTTTATGATACCAATTTATCGCTTTTTAATTATTATCATAAAGAAGCCAATAACCCTAACAGCCTTAGTAATAATATTGTAACATCATTTTCGGAAGATGAAAAAGGTTATTGGATTGGGACTGACGGCGGCGGGTTAAACTTTTTAAACACAGCAACACAAAAATTTACGCACTACAACCCACTGCCGGGTAACAAGAACGCGGTAAGCGGCAAACATGTACTTAAGCTGTTTAAGGACAGTAAAAACAACCTGTGGATTGGCTATTATGGCGACGGGCTTGATGTATTAAATCAGAAAACAAAAAACTTTACCCATTATACCGTTGGCAATAAAGCTAACCAGGTAAGCGGTGCCAATATTTTTGGTATAGAGGAAGATAAAAACGGCAAGATTTGGGTGGGTATGGATGGCGAAGGGCTGGAAGTTCTTGATCACTCAAAAGCTATAAAACGCTATAAATATTCAACAGCAGACACCTTGCACTGCCTGTCAAATAATGACGTGCGCACCATATACAGGGACAGAGAAAACAACATGTGGATTGGCACTTTCGGCGGGCTAAATTTATACAACCCAACCGCCGATAACTTCACGCATTTTAATATTTATAACAGCGGCCTTAGCAATAATACAATTATTTCAATGTTCGAAGATAGCCATTCAAACTTTTGGGTGGGTACTTTGGGCAACGGATTAAATTTATACAATCGCCAAAAGAAAACATTCTCTGAGTATACGTTTCCTATGGGAACACATTATTCCATAATAAATAGTATCACAGAGGACGATAATGGCTTTTTATGGGTAAGTACTAACGCAGGGCTCATCAGTTTTAAACCAGGCACAAACCAATTCAGGAATTATACCGTAGCGAATAACCTGCAAGGTTACGAGTTTTTTATGGGTGCCGGATTAAAAGCAGAGAATGGCGACCTACTTTTTGGCGGGCATAAAGGTTTCAATATAGTGGTACCGTATCAGCTTTCGGGAAACATAAATGCACATCAGGTGGTATTTACCGACTTTCAGCTTTTTAATAGAAAAGTTCCTGTTGGCGAAAATTCTGTGCTGAAAAAATCTATCACCCAAACAAAAGAAATTAAGCTTAAGCATGAACAATCGGTTTTTACTATTGAGTATAGTGCCTTAAATTATACTTTGCCCGAAATGACTTCGTATGCATATATGCTTGAGGGTTTTGAAAACACCTGGAACTACGTTGGAACACAACGAAAAGCAACATATACCAACCTTAACCCGGGCACCTACACATTTAAAGTAAAAGCCGCCAATAACGATGGCATTTGGAACAATACGCCGGCAACTATCAAAATCATTATTATACCTCCATTTTATATGACATGGTGGTTCAGAATTACTGTTGTTTTATTGTTATGCATGCTTATATATAGTTATTACCGTTACCGTATTTACGCAATTAAGGCACAGGGGAAGAGATTACAAAAACTTGTTAACGAACGAACGTCCGAAGTTGTTCAACAATCTGAGGAACTGCAAAACCAGTCGGAAGAACTACAGGCGCTTAATGAAGAGTTACAGGCACAGTCAGAAGAGTTACAGGCACAGTCAGGTTATTTACAGGTATTGAACGAAAAGCTGCAAGAGCAAAAAGAGCAGGAGTTGCAGGCGCGAAAAGAAGCAGAAAGGGCAAATAAAGCCAAAAGCGTTTTCCTTGCTACTATGAGCCATGAGATCAGGACGCCTATGAATGGCGTATTGGGAATGACGTCTTTGCTCTGCGAAACGCCACTAAATGAGGAGCAGCGTGAATATACTGATGTCATCCGTATCAGCGGCGAAAACCTGCTGGGCGTAATTAATGATATTCTTGATTTTTCTAAAATAGAATCGGGCCAGATGGAGCTTGATCACCATGGTTTCGACCTCAGGAATTGTATCGAAGATGTGCTTGACGTATTTTCCGAAGCGGCCGCAAAAAAACAGCTAAATCTTTTATATCAAATTTCATGCGGGGTGCCTGAGAAATTAATAGGCGATCAGCTGCGGATCAGGCAGATTCTATTGAACCTGGTAAACAATGCAATTAAATTTACCGGTAAAGGTGAGATAGTGGTTGAGGTAAATCTACTTGAAAAAACAGGGAACAACCTAAGCATTGGTTTTATAATTAAAGATACCGGTATAGGCATTGCCGCTGAAAAACAAAAACGCCTGTTTAAAGCGTTTTCCCAGGTTGACGCTTCAATTACACGCAGCTACGGCGGTACAGGATTGGGGCTGGTTATATGTGAACGCCTTGTTGAACTAATGGGTGGCACTATCAATATAGAAAGCGAACCAGGGAAAGGAACTGCTGTACTGTTCAATATAACGAGCATAGCAGATGAAACTGCATCGGCAACAAACCATTATGATATAAATACCGGAAAAGATAACCGTGTGTTAGTAATTGATCAAAGTTTAAAAACACTTGAAATTTTAGGTGGTCAACTAAAACAATGGAAATTAAGTCCGGTTTGTACTTCATCCGGCAGCCAGGCATGGAAACATTTAACTTACGGCAGCAAGTTCAATTTAGTTATAATGGGCAAAGCATCGGAGGTGGCCAATCCGGATGAGCTAGTTAAAAGCATTAGGAAGATTAACAAACATATCCCTGTCATAGCGCTTTGTTCCGTTCTTGAAAAAAACATAATAACTGATGAATCTGTTAAAACATTACTTAAGCCTGTTAAACAACAGCAATTATATAATGTGATACAAACAGCACTGGCAATCAGCAAGCCCATATCATCCGAAAAAAACGGCACAACAATACTTTCTCAGCAATTCGCAGAAAAATTTCCGATGAACATTTTGATTGCTGAAGACAATATAATTAATCAAAAACTTATCACAAAGGTTATAAACAAGCTCGGCTATACGCCACAGGTGGTTAACAACGGGACCCAGGTATTGGAAATAATGACCGGTAACTATTTTGATATGATATTAATGGATGTGCAAATGCCCGAACTTGACGGCCTGGAAACAACCCGCATCATTCGTAAAAGCAAAGAAAAGCAACCCTGTATTATTGCTATGACAGCCAGCGCAATGGCAGAAGATAAGGCTGCATGCCTGGAAGCAGGGATGAATTATTTTATTTCAAAACCTATAAGCATCCAAGACCTGGTTGCTGCACTCGAGCGTTCCTATAACGAAACGAAAATTGATCAAATAGCTTAA
- a CDS encoding PAS domain-containing hybrid sensor histidine kinase/response regulator, whose product MKKGLQAGCWEWNIKGDLPFDDVSLMKNLGFTSDELNTSPIWSQKIPDVNLELFKQQLQSHIKSHATDPFAQEVCFLYKGGKKRYFVFTGRIVQWDNDQPLLMIGSYFDMTSQRETEKELSRVKRFLTKTSDSSEVGGWEINMNTMQVTWTLGTRQIFGLPEDFIPDKDNFAQFFKESPDRQLLKDAFEEAVTKGKSYDLELRVINAADEEIWTRTIGQPEFENGRCIRVYGIFQDITTQKRDAEKLAMKQLQLEAFISSAPAAIAMLDKSYNYIAASKIWMASYNIDVSTIIGKNHLQIFHEISEEWKGYMARCLKGESFKMEEDQFTRRDGKLEWLRWEIKPWYEAPGQVGGIILFTELITEKKRAQEELIKAKEQAEIALQAKSRFLSVMSHEIRTPMNAVIGFSNLLLENPRDDQQEYLNLLKFSADNLMVIINDILSLSKIEEGMVILELIDFNLKELLENIYAINKAVITGKNITLQLNYDKKLPSFVKGDSVRLGQIISNLVNNAVKFTDTGGVTITAKMVVEHHGYSSVYFEVRDTGIGIPEDKQDHVFGIFTQASTETTRKFGGIGLGLAICRRLVELMGGKIKIKSKVGEGSAFYFTLKLKKAGAAAPATKLQGSVSVKDSNSRDTIRGTRLLLAEDNAINVLVVKRYLELWGVEFDVVENGEKAVQLVAENDYDLILMDLQMPVMDGYEAAMKIRQMKEKKYSTIPIIAITASLVGDIKQAVINSGMNSWISKPFNPGELFDIIKNYSRAKSHK is encoded by the coding sequence ATGAAAAAAGGGCTACAAGCGGGTTGTTGGGAATGGAATATAAAGGGCGATTTGCCTTTTGATGACGTTTCGCTTATGAAAAACCTCGGTTTTACTTCAGATGAGTTAAACACTTCGCCGATCTGGTCGCAAAAAATTCCTGACGTTAATCTAGAACTTTTCAAACAACAATTACAGTCCCATATTAAAAGCCATGCCACCGATCCTTTTGCCCAGGAAGTTTGTTTTCTATATAAAGGAGGCAAAAAGCGCTATTTTGTTTTTACCGGTCGTATAGTTCAATGGGATAATGACCAACCATTATTAATGATCGGCAGTTATTTCGATATGACCAGTCAGCGGGAAACAGAAAAGGAACTATCAAGAGTTAAACGTTTTTTAACTAAAACCAGCGACTCGTCAGAAGTTGGTGGGTGGGAAATCAACATGAACACCATGCAGGTAACATGGACGCTGGGAACCCGTCAAATATTTGGATTACCGGAGGATTTTATACCCGATAAAGACAATTTTGCACAGTTTTTTAAAGAAAGTCCTGATCGCCAGTTATTGAAGGACGCCTTTGAAGAAGCCGTTACAAAGGGTAAGTCATATGACCTGGAACTTCGGGTGATTAACGCCGCCGATGAGGAGATTTGGACGCGCACCATAGGACAGCCAGAGTTTGAGAATGGCCGGTGCATACGCGTTTATGGCATATTTCAGGATATAACCACGCAGAAACGTGATGCCGAAAAGCTGGCGATGAAGCAACTTCAATTAGAAGCTTTTATTAGCAGCGCCCCTGCAGCAATTGCTATGCTCGACAAGAGTTATAACTACATTGCAGCGAGCAAAATATGGATGGCTTCCTACAATATTGATGTGTCAACCATTATTGGCAAAAACCATTTACAAATTTTTCACGAAATATCTGAAGAATGGAAAGGATATATGGCCCGATGCCTCAAGGGCGAATCATTTAAAATGGAGGAAGACCAGTTTACCAGGCGCGATGGAAAGCTGGAATGGCTGCGTTGGGAAATTAAGCCATGGTATGAGGCCCCCGGACAAGTTGGCGGCATCATTTTATTTACAGAACTTATAACCGAAAAAAAGAGAGCTCAGGAAGAGCTGATAAAAGCCAAGGAACAAGCGGAAATAGCATTACAGGCCAAATCACGATTTTTATCGGTAATGAGCCATGAAATACGTACGCCCATGAATGCGGTAATCGGTTTTAGTAACCTGCTACTCGAAAACCCTCGCGACGACCAGCAAGAATACCTTAACTTACTTAAGTTTTCGGCAGATAACCTGATGGTTATCATCAATGACATTTTAAGTCTCAGCAAAATTGAGGAGGGGATGGTTATCCTGGAACTGATTGATTTTAATTTAAAAGAATTACTGGAAAACATCTATGCCATCAACAAAGCGGTAATAACTGGTAAAAACATCACTCTGCAGTTAAATTATGATAAAAAGCTGCCATCATTTGTTAAAGGCGATTCAGTAAGGTTAGGACAAATCATTAGTAACCTGGTAAATAATGCTGTAAAGTTTACCGATACCGGCGGCGTAACTATAACAGCCAAAATGGTTGTCGAGCATCACGGCTACTCCAGCGTGTATTTTGAAGTTCGTGATACCGGCATTGGCATACCCGAAGATAAACAGGATCATGTTTTTGGCATTTTCACCCAAGCAAGTACCGAAACCACGCGAAAGTTTGGCGGAATAGGGCTGGGATTGGCAATTTGCCGGCGACTGGTAGAGTTGATGGGCGGCAAAATAAAGATTAAAAGTAAAGTTGGCGAAGGATCCGCCTTTTATTTTACGCTAAAACTCAAAAAGGCCGGGGCTGCTGCACCTGCAACAAAGCTACAGGGTAGTGTTTCTGTTAAAGACAGTAACAGCAGAGATACTATAAGGGGAACCAGGTTGTTGCTCGCCGAGGATAATGCCATAAATGTTTTGGTAGTAAAGCGTTATCTTGAACTATGGGGTGTTGAGTTCGATGTTGTTGAAAATGGGGAAAAGGCGGTGCAGTTGGTTGCTGAAAATGATTATGATTTAATATTGATGGATTTGCAAATGCCTGTAATGGATGGATATGAAGCTGCCATGAAAATCAGACAGATGAAGGAAAAAAAGTACTCGACTATCCCCATCATTGCTATAACGGCTTCCCTGGTGGGCGATATCAAACAAGCGGTAATTAATAGTGGCATGAATTCGTGGATAAGCAAGCCATTTAACCCGGGTGAGCTTTTTGACATCATTAAAAACTATTCAAGGGCAAAATCGCATAAATAA